Proteins from a genomic interval of Zingiber officinale cultivar Zhangliang chromosome 2A, Zo_v1.1, whole genome shotgun sequence:
- the LOC122042779 gene encoding protein MIZU-KUSSEI 1-like, producing the protein MPSMVESPAGMVSLLRRAFEDRQSSKASAAGRGGGSGGVFKMFKLIPMLGSGCKMVKLLAARPSKQAMLADKAIAVTLFGPRRGRISLAIQEDPRSPPFFLIELPVSTWVLQREMESGLVKLALESETRTPRRKVAEEYVWAVYCNGRKAGYAIRRKEASDEDRRVMGLLRGVSMGAGVLPGFFTEKDAAADGELTYMRARFERVVGSKDSESFYMINPDDSTGAGGELSIFLVRLK; encoded by the coding sequence ATGCCGTCGATGGTGGAGTCCCCGGCCGGAATGGTGTCTTTGCTCCGGCGAGCTTTCGAAGACCGTCAGTCCAGCAAGGCGTCCGCGGCCGGAAGGGGCGGGGGCAGCGGGGGAGTGTTCAAGATGTTCAAGCTGATACCGATGCTGGGTTCCGGTTGCAAGATGGTGAAGCTGCTGGCGGCGCGGCCGAGCAAGCAGGCGATGCTGGCCGACAAAGCCATCGCCGTGACCCTGTTTGGCCCCCGACGTGGCCGCATCAGCTTGGCCATTCAGGAGGACCCCCGGTCGCCGCCCTTCTTTCTCATCGAGCTGCCGGTGTCCACGTGGGTGCTCCAGCGGGAGATGGAGTCCGGGCTGGTGAAGCTGGCGCTGGAGAGCGAGACGCGGACGCCGCGGCGGAAGGTGGCCGAGGAGTACGTCTGGGCTGTCTACTGCAACGGCCGCAAGGCCGGCTACGCCATCCGCCGAAAAGAGGCCTCCGATGAAGACCGCCGCGTGATGGGGCTGCTGCGGGGGGTGTCCATGGGCGCCGGCGTCCTGCCGGGATTCTTCACCGAGAAGGACGCGGCGGCGGACGGCGAGCTGACGTACATGAGAGCAAGGTTCGAGCGGGTCGTGGGGTCCAAGGACTCCGAGTCCTTCTACATGATCAACCCCGACGACAGCACCGGCGCCGGCGGCGAGCTCAGCATCTTCCTCGTCAGGTTGAAGTAA